One part of the Leptotrichia sp. oral taxon 223 genome encodes these proteins:
- a CDS encoding ankyrin repeat domain-containing protein has protein sequence MSKYSTLFAATLLGTYEDFREMFKEGAQYKKDTVGDTLLQTALTNSKPEEKYKIANFLINKGADVKVVSKDGATLFFELFLYGSEDIIKTTMLCKTLLEKGADITPLYKPHKTVMFKNIFNYDLVPEIEMIPLYDLIFSQKGLKLLKKDKWGLTVLEFAKKGNKHIGVKYMEDYIKKYNLKEEV, from the coding sequence ATGAGTAAATACTCAACATTATTTGCAGCAACATTATTGGGAACATATGAAGATTTTAGAGAAATGTTCAAAGAAGGAGCTCAATATAAGAAAGACACAGTAGGGGATACTTTATTACAGACAGCATTAACAAATTCAAAGCCTGAAGAAAAGTATAAAATAGCAAATTTTTTAATAAATAAGGGAGCAGATGTAAAAGTGGTATCTAAAGATGGAGCAACATTGTTTTTTGAATTGTTTCTTTATGGAAGTGAAGATATAATAAAAACAACGATGTTATGTAAAACTTTGTTAGAAAAGGGAGCAGATATAACACCATTATATAAACCTCATAAAACAGTAATGTTCAAAAATATATTTAATTATGATCTTGTACCTGAAATAGAAATGATACCTCTATATGATTTAATCTTTTCTCAAAAAGGACTGAAATTACTAAAAAAAGATAAATGGGGATTAACAGTATTAGAATTTGCAAAAAAAGGGAATAAACATATAGGAGTTAAATATATGGAAGATTATATAAAAAAATATAATTTGAAAGAAGAAGTATAA
- a CDS encoding filamentous hemagglutinin N-terminal domain-containing protein: MRGKSKILRKLTAALLLNVFSFNILADGLQVDPNSRYNTSLDRSQNGVPVVNISTPNGRGVSINEFLEYNVGREGQVLNNADNIGRSHLAGIINANPNLGPNQAANLILLQVNGANRSQIEGYIEALSRQKVNVILSNENGIYLNGAGTINIKNFIPTTGRVKLKDGDVIGIDVEKGRVVIGANGFDATNTDYVNVIAKAMELQGNLVGNKVDVTLGENTVDSSGTVTSKNGINSVAIDASNLGSMYAGQIKIVSTDKGAGVNSNGLIYSRDTKLEITADGKINVAKIKGNGIEINGTEYAQSELASSDKGININAAKIKLDGETQANEDISLNGNVENKSNIYTGGNLNTFDMINSGNINASGNITAGNFKNSLATVLSGGNFNVKNLDNSGNIQVSGITDINGKFDNTGALTSVKRISVLGNVASTGNILTNEDLTARNTVTSGTVAAKNLKVDNLTNDGKISANGNLLAKDIKNTGEILAVGKISGNSFVTSGKVQTNEALDINGFFDNSGTVGAAKDITVAGNVLNSGEILTNGNLTAKNVSSTGDITVVGKISADSLKSSGALRTNEDLSVNGRFDNGGTVETSKNVAVSGNINNTGKILAGGNLNGKNTVSDGTVAAKNISVDDLKNDGKITAGENIKAKKITNTGDIAAVGTVSSDDMKTSGTVKANKTITVAGKLENDGTLETAEDVKVSRSIRNTGRIASNGDLTGKDTINSGTISSKKITAGNLQNDGKIIANGDLKAKNVKNTKDITAVGTVSADDLVTSGNVRSNGKITVSGKMENSGAVETAKNISVAGNIRNDGKIAANEDLTGKNTENNGNIYVKNLEVNSLRNTGKVEGVNLKTDDIANSGDITAIGKISSGNIDNSGKLLANDTIDAKNIKNATASSKIAAGKGITGERIENSGTFATNGDIKATSSLVNSGTVDGKRIDILGADFVNSGKINVDNIKANVTNTRNDGFIYSGNDVDLTTNTLINTKEITAVNNINAANANVTNSGKIASNNRVLLDGSAITNTGEILSGEVFMRNAQRFDNIGTVKGNNTELSINQDIELKGNLHGQQRLKISGNNITNNGNTTGTGLIEINSNDFTNNRELASDTVVVNGRGEVVNNSMITGNNGKVSGRNITNNDLIAFDNYLEMNAQGKVQNNKGKAIYGGQALVIKGNEIMNDEAEILGGNMDLNAAKITNNVATIQSTGDIVITSNDFQNIGRVTGLGNYEKYYETWDGQRLSEAEISSKWLLNDNGGWKKRTSGHTRRKARNEQKEWFEKQIQDNNKSEFKSYLLTKYEQSFRSILGHTNVTDSKKVASSTKDPTIPLVGKLESKAATEYGKVLAGGNITINSGNFKNRDSIISGGGLVNITATNFENSVSIDDKNPIKLKNGREVLDLNIKQGTHHHIPRTTLVAVHTRDMVDGDIGYATGQPSIIEGAVVNVNAPNIIKNPIEAGNGKVLNNGGATGRALISSTSVGMNKGTSSANGQVQAAGNTLLSKVNSSFGGNSQVNGSTNLNNPVNNGFDRAIQIAGNNSGIKDIKNTGRIDVNPILSSAMFTTNMNPSSKYLLETRSRYISLGQYFGSDYFTSRVGYSEIWDRTRRLGDAYYENQLLTRALAEKLGTAFINGKSNQELIQSMMDNAATEGTRLGLTVGQELTQDQINNLNEDIVWYVTKNVNGVEVLAPQVYLSSKTRESISDDTRNRVGGINGTYVKTKDFVNDGTKWGNGGVTYVEANTVRNETTTNLLSEISGDKTYIRTVGNIENIGGRINGEEAVALISEKGNVINNTTKRNVGYNNGEYDRTHHEEVASIGGITSKGTTFIKADKYISTGGILKTDHIALDVNKIDERALTLSGEDKFGSGESNYSRYSETTNLGAGIMANSAEGRVGDINLKGSSFIAEDTTGLTVTGNVRAESAVNSYDTESRQSSKGFMSSKSSYKNSHAEENSASNLMLGKNAVIAGNVEGIGSNIVLGENTFVGGKVTTDSRELHNTYYSEQKQKGFTGGISHGSVNVGYGKSQNTYDAKSTVNAKSNLQLGDGTVLNNGAEITATNFEYGNISINNGEVKYGARIDTQDVRTTSRSSNFGVSIGINSPALYRAKQAANAVSQTSGGDIAGGLMTAANAVTGTVSGMRNDITTRDGLRAATMEDIKAGNFKTNNDFYLSGNANVGISRSRSESNGHTENAAVTTLKPLKPDSSITYNNVKNITYQGTKAEGGTFIYNNVENITKEAVELHNRYSSNSSSTGVNFGVSAGADLRPKANGISGSVSTSRSNQNTNETIYHNGSFQNVNEVHNNTQNMIVNGFNQEGGKVTGNINHMEVISKQNTSTTTGSSRGVSVGFGSKGIDSVNVSGSRTNGNRVFVDNQSTFIVGEGSNLHIGTLDNTAGIIGKEGNSKLTVDKYTGHDLQNKDEMTINGASIGVSIGNNSSRLSNIGISSENRDKQGITRNTVIGDVEIGQASGDPINRDRAKANEITKDTHSKTNVNVESQTLDYLANPEKFKQDLDIAILEGQITADGAIKKIENIVNGRKNSDIGDPEIRKFEDMKDYYLRAKTAPDIDLLVKADLSDKEVQEQLGIGGKFNPDDPNLPQKVKDRIADARKNQGKEIPYFYDKVTGKIYINENADVNTVKAGIAREWAIREQLEAGNGKENNEGKPKATVAGEIAYNEVMKRTKGQDNNDVFSGLDYGQLDENSEITADFTWKHLEKGGKALIRIGTKYFSGDKKGAEAEFNQLKKDTIRVLKRDYDDYKAGGDRRKKVVAESTQAIVTGVKHFLPKPTKSNKSSGSGKGKGNGKTSTPAKPKKISPPKKKTDGPTLGDRLRKAGEGGLDIVTGGLTSAGGVALIGASEGVDYVTIGGSVVPSLPVKIAGGTAVVVGGNKAFHGLMKIGDAIFGNKEQVNGPSLNPLRDTVGALTKRPELYDTFEFLTEIGVASIAPITVGGVPKTFTKNSNSNSTISGKSNSQNHNWNLNGKSGDYLDKTTRKVKVTPNITETIKNSNINASKSTNWGLGNLNSKNIMDTTVGSYLNNLNSKVNNNKSYDPTPKLDYNKPLDNSLYKGVKNSEGNYTLGRGNEWSLPKTKTPYVELGNKGQGLVSVPSYNAVTNDYSRNYDVFYRTISEKHYKRLLKSGNLPPSGETSIAEDARYSERYTGINLEFKLKPGTDKQFEKIGVRNNEGEKLIKKYPNMKESFTGWEKYGYIQFKQERNQITRNLGDGQGLDIFNKNIKEINFRKEIIKNGKK, translated from the coding sequence ATGAGAGGAAAAAGTAAAATATTACGCAAATTAACTGCGGCACTGCTGCTAAACGTGTTCAGCTTTAATATTCTTGCCGATGGGCTTCAGGTTGATCCTAATTCAAGATACAACACAAGCCTTGACAGATCCCAGAATGGCGTTCCTGTCGTTAATATTTCCACTCCGAATGGCCGTGGTGTAAGTATTAACGAGTTCTTGGAGTACAATGTCGGGCGTGAGGGGCAGGTTCTTAACAATGCCGACAACATCGGCAGAAGCCATCTCGCAGGAATCATCAACGCAAATCCTAATCTTGGGCCGAATCAGGCCGCAAATCTAATTTTATTGCAGGTTAATGGGGCAAACCGATCGCAGATTGAGGGATATATCGAGGCTCTCAGCAGGCAGAAAGTAAACGTGATCTTAAGCAATGAAAATGGAATATATTTAAACGGTGCAGGGACAATTAACATTAAGAACTTTATTCCCACAACTGGAAGAGTGAAGTTAAAGGACGGGGATGTAATTGGAATTGACGTCGAAAAGGGAAGAGTTGTTATTGGGGCTAATGGCTTTGATGCGACTAATACCGATTATGTAAACGTTATTGCAAAGGCTATGGAATTACAGGGAAATCTTGTTGGAAACAAGGTTGATGTAACTCTGGGGGAAAACACTGTTGACTCTAGCGGAACTGTAACTTCTAAAAATGGAATAAATTCAGTTGCAATTGACGCAAGCAACCTTGGATCGATGTATGCCGGGCAGATAAAGATAGTCAGCACGGACAAGGGGGCAGGAGTAAACTCCAATGGCCTTATCTATTCAAGAGATACTAAACTTGAGATTACAGCTGACGGGAAAATCAATGTCGCAAAGATTAAAGGAAACGGCATTGAAATAAACGGGACTGAATATGCTCAAAGCGAGCTTGCAAGCTCTGACAAAGGGATTAATATTAATGCGGCTAAAATAAAGCTGGATGGGGAGACTCAGGCAAATGAGGACATTAGCCTTAATGGGAATGTTGAGAACAAGTCAAATATATACACAGGCGGAAACTTGAATACGTTTGATATGATAAATTCTGGGAATATTAATGCTTCAGGGAACATAACGGCAGGTAATTTTAAAAATTCTCTTGCAACGGTTCTTTCCGGAGGAAACTTTAATGTAAAAAACTTGGATAATTCCGGAAATATACAGGTTTCAGGAATTACAGACATTAACGGGAAATTTGATAACACAGGAGCATTGACTTCTGTTAAGCGTATTTCAGTCTTAGGAAATGTAGCCAGCACTGGAAATATTTTGACAAATGAAGATTTAACGGCTAGAAATACAGTAACGTCAGGAACAGTTGCAGCTAAGAACCTAAAAGTTGATAACTTGACTAATGACGGTAAAATCAGTGCAAATGGTAATTTACTGGCAAAGGATATTAAAAATACTGGAGAAATTCTGGCTGTTGGAAAAATATCAGGAAACAGTTTTGTAACTTCAGGAAAGGTTCAGACTAATGAAGCCCTTGATATTAATGGGTTTTTTGACAACAGCGGAACAGTCGGGGCAGCAAAGGACATAACAGTTGCCGGAAACGTATTAAATTCAGGAGAAATCTTAACTAACGGTAATTTAACGGCTAAAAATGTTTCAAGTACGGGGGATATCACTGTTGTCGGTAAAATTTCAGCTGACAGCCTGAAATCTTCAGGAGCTTTAAGAACCAACGAGGATCTTTCTGTTAATGGAAGGTTTGACAATGGCGGGACAGTCGAAACTTCAAAGAATGTAGCTGTTTCAGGGAATATTAACAATACTGGGAAAATACTTGCTGGCGGTAACTTAAATGGTAAAAATACTGTTTCAGATGGAACTGTGGCCGCTAAAAATATATCAGTTGATGATTTGAAGAATGACGGTAAAATTACTGCAGGAGAAAATATTAAGGCTAAAAAGATAACAAATACTGGAGATATTGCGGCAGTTGGAACAGTTTCAAGTGATGATATGAAAACATCAGGAACTGTAAAGGCTAATAAGACAATTACAGTTGCAGGAAAACTTGAAAATGACGGGACACTTGAAACTGCTGAAGATGTGAAGGTGTCTAGAAGTATAAGAAATACTGGAAGAATTGCTTCAAACGGAGATTTAACCGGTAAGGACACTATTAATTCAGGTACAATTTCTTCAAAAAAAATAACAGCTGGAAATCTTCAGAATGATGGTAAAATCATTGCAAATGGGGACTTAAAGGCAAAAAATGTTAAGAATACTAAGGATATTACAGCTGTTGGGACAGTTTCAGCTGATGACCTGGTAACGTCAGGAAATGTAAGATCCAATGGAAAAATTACAGTTTCCGGAAAAATGGAAAATAGCGGGGCTGTTGAAACCGCTAAGAACATATCAGTTGCCGGGAATATCAGAAATGACGGTAAGATAGCTGCAAATGAGGACTTGACAGGGAAAAATACTGAAAACAATGGAAATATCTATGTCAAGAATTTAGAAGTCAATAGCCTAAGAAATACTGGAAAAGTTGAAGGTGTAAACCTTAAGACGGATGATATTGCAAACAGTGGGGATATTACAGCAATTGGCAAGATTTCAAGTGGAAACATTGACAATTCAGGAAAGCTGCTTGCCAATGATACAATTGATGCCAAGAATATAAAAAATGCCACTGCTTCCAGCAAAATTGCGGCTGGAAAAGGTATAACTGGAGAAAGAATTGAAAACTCTGGAACATTTGCCACAAATGGGGATATCAAGGCCACAAGCTCGCTTGTGAACAGCGGTACAGTTGATGGTAAGAGAATTGATATTTTAGGAGCTGACTTTGTAAATTCAGGAAAGATAAATGTCGACAATATTAAAGCTAACGTAACTAATACAAGAAATGACGGATTTATCTATTCAGGAAATGATGTTGATTTGACTACAAATACCTTAATTAATACTAAGGAAATTACGGCAGTAAATAATATAAATGCTGCAAATGCAAATGTTACAAATAGCGGAAAGATTGCCTCAAATAATAGGGTTCTGCTTGACGGTTCAGCGATTACAAATACTGGGGAAATTTTATCAGGCGAAGTATTTATGAGAAATGCTCAAAGATTTGATAACATCGGAACTGTTAAGGGAAACAACACAGAATTAAGCATAAATCAGGATATTGAGCTGAAAGGAAACCTGCATGGACAGCAAAGGCTTAAAATCTCAGGAAACAATATCACAAACAATGGAAATACAACTGGAACAGGATTAATTGAGATTAATTCAAATGACTTTACAAACAACAGGGAGCTTGCTTCCGATACAGTTGTCGTAAACGGCCGTGGGGAAGTAGTCAACAACAGCATGATTACTGGAAATAACGGAAAAGTTTCAGGAAGAAACATTACGAATAATGATTTAATTGCATTTGACAATTATCTTGAAATGAACGCACAGGGCAAGGTTCAGAACAACAAAGGCAAAGCCATCTATGGAGGGCAGGCTCTTGTCATCAAGGGAAATGAGATAATGAATGACGAGGCTGAAATACTTGGTGGAAATATGGACTTAAACGCCGCAAAGATTACAAACAATGTGGCGACAATACAGTCAACTGGGGATATTGTAATTACTTCCAATGACTTTCAGAATATTGGTAGAGTTACAGGTTTAGGGAATTATGAAAAGTATTATGAAACTTGGGATGGCCAAAGATTATCTGAAGCAGAAATTTCAAGTAAATGGTTGCTTAATGATAATGGAGGATGGAAGAAAAGAACTAGCGGACATACTAGAAGAAAGGCAAGAAATGAACAAAAAGAATGGTTTGAAAAACAAATCCAGGATAATAATAAATCTGAATTTAAGTCATATCTGCTTACAAAATATGAGCAATCTTTTAGATCGATTTTAGGACACACAAACGTAACTGATTCAAAAAAAGTAGCAAGCAGTACAAAAGATCCGACAATACCTCTTGTTGGAAAACTGGAAAGTAAGGCAGCAACAGAGTATGGCAAGGTTTTAGCGGGCGGTAATATTACAATAAATTCAGGCAATTTTAAAAATAGAGACAGTATAATATCAGGTGGAGGCTTAGTCAATATTACTGCAACAAATTTTGAAAATTCAGTAAGCATTGATGATAAGAATCCTATAAAATTAAAAAATGGTAGAGAGGTATTGGATTTAAATATCAAGCAGGGAACTCATCATCATATTCCAAGAACTACTCTAGTTGCTGTTCACACAAGAGATATGGTTGACGGGGATATAGGCTATGCAACAGGACAGCCTTCCATCATTGAAGGGGCAGTAGTAAATGTAAATGCTCCAAATATCATAAAAAATCCTATTGAAGCTGGAAATGGTAAAGTATTAAATAATGGCGGAGCGACTGGCAGAGCCTTGATTTCTTCAACTTCAGTTGGAATGAATAAAGGGACAAGTTCTGCCAACGGGCAGGTTCAGGCTGCAGGAAATACCTTACTGTCTAAAGTAAACAGCAGCTTTGGCGGAAATTCACAGGTTAATGGAAGCACAAACTTAAATAATCCTGTAAACAATGGATTTGATAGGGCAATTCAGATTGCAGGAAACAATTCAGGGATTAAGGATATTAAAAATACCGGAAGAATAGACGTAAATCCAATACTTTCAAGTGCAATGTTTACAACAAATATGAATCCAAGTTCTAAATATTTGCTGGAAACTAGAAGCAGATACATAAGTCTTGGGCAATATTTTGGAAGCGACTACTTCACTTCAAGAGTTGGCTATTCTGAAATATGGGACAGAACAAGACGGCTTGGAGATGCGTATTATGAAAACCAGTTATTAACTAGAGCATTAGCTGAAAAGCTGGGAACTGCATTCATAAATGGAAAATCTAATCAGGAGTTAATCCAGTCAATGATGGACAATGCCGCAACTGAAGGTACAAGACTTGGGCTTACAGTAGGACAGGAACTGACTCAGGATCAGATAAATAACCTGAATGAAGATATTGTCTGGTATGTGACAAAAAATGTAAACGGTGTTGAAGTCCTTGCTCCGCAGGTTTACCTAAGCAGCAAGACTAGGGAAAGCATAAGCGATGACACTAGAAACAGGGTTGGCGGAATAAACGGAACTTATGTCAAGACTAAGGACTTTGTAAATGACGGTACAAAATGGGGTAATGGCGGAGTTACCTATGTTGAGGCAAATACTGTAAGAAATGAGACGACAACAAATTTACTTTCAGAAATTTCAGGAGACAAGACTTATATAAGAACTGTTGGAAATATTGAAAATATTGGCGGAAGAATTAACGGTGAAGAGGCTGTTGCACTAATTTCTGAAAAGGGAAATGTAATTAACAATACCACTAAAAGAAATGTGGGATATAACAATGGGGAGTATGATAGAACACACCATGAAGAAGTAGCCTCAATTGGTGGAATTACTTCAAAAGGTACAACATTTATCAAAGCTGATAAATATATATCAACTGGAGGAATACTAAAAACAGATCATATTGCACTGGATGTAAACAAAATTGATGAAAGAGCATTGACATTATCAGGAGAAGACAAATTTGGAAGCGGAGAAAGCAATTATTCAAGATATTCTGAAACAACTAACCTCGGAGCTGGAATTATGGCAAACTCAGCAGAAGGAAGAGTTGGGGACATTAATTTAAAAGGCTCATCATTCATAGCAGAAGATACAACGGGGCTTACAGTAACCGGAAATGTCAGAGCGGAATCAGCAGTGAACAGCTATGACACGGAATCAAGACAGAGCAGCAAAGGCTTTATGTCATCCAAAAGCAGTTACAAAAATTCTCATGCGGAAGAAAACTCGGCAAGCAACCTGATGCTTGGAAAGAATGCAGTAATTGCAGGAAATGTTGAGGGCATAGGAAGCAACATTGTTCTTGGAGAAAATACTTTTGTAGGCGGAAAAGTTACAACGGACTCAAGAGAATTACATAATACATATTATTCAGAACAAAAACAAAAAGGATTTACAGGTGGAATTAGTCATGGTTCTGTAAATGTAGGTTACGGAAAATCACAAAATACATATGACGCTAAAAGCACTGTAAATGCAAAATCCAATTTACAATTAGGAGATGGAACAGTCCTAAATAACGGTGCAGAAATAACTGCAACAAACTTTGAATACGGAAATATCTCAATAAATAACGGAGAAGTAAAATACGGAGCAAGAATAGATACACAAGATGTAAGAACTACTAGTAGAAGTAGTAATTTTGGTGTGTCAATCGGAATAAACAGTCCGGCACTTTACAGAGCAAAACAAGCAGCAAATGCGGTAAGCCAAACTAGTGGTGGAGATATTGCCGGTGGACTTATGACAGCAGCTAATGCTGTTACCGGAACAGTTTCTGGAATGAGGAATGATATTACTACTAGAGATGGTTTAAGAGCTGCAACGATGGAAGACATAAAAGCCGGAAACTTTAAAACAAATAATGATTTTTATTTATCCGGAAATGCAAATGTAGGAATTAGTAGATCAAGAAGTGAAAGTAATGGACATACTGAAAATGCTGCCGTTACGACATTAAAACCATTAAAACCTGATTCGAGCATAACTTACAATAATGTAAAAAATATTACATATCAGGGAACAAAAGCTGAAGGTGGAACATTTATTTACAATAATGTAGAGAACATCACAAAAGAAGCTGTAGAATTACATAATAGATATAGTTCAAACTCCAGCAGTACAGGAGTTAATTTTGGTGTGTCTGCAGGAGCAGATTTAAGACCTAAAGCAAACGGAATAAGTGGAAGTGTTTCAACAAGTAGAAGTAATCAAAATACAAATGAAACTATTTATCATAATGGAAGCTTTCAAAATGTAAACGAAGTGCATAATAATACTCAAAATATGATAGTAAACGGCTTTAACCAAGAAGGCGGAAAAGTTACTGGAAATATTAATCATATGGAAGTTATCTCAAAACAAAATACTAGTACAACTACCGGAAGTAGTAGAGGTGTAAGCGTAGGTTTTGGTTCTAAAGGAATAGATTCAGTTAATGTTAGTGGAAGTCGAACTAATGGAAATAGAGTATTTGTAGACAATCAAAGTACATTTATCGTAGGAGAGGGAAGCAATTTACATATTGGAACATTAGATAATACAGCTGGAATTATTGGAAAAGAAGGAAATTCTAAATTAACGGTTGATAAATATACTGGACACGATTTGCAAAATAAAGATGAAATGACTATAAATGGTGCTTCGATAGGAGTTTCTATTGGAAATAATTCATCAAGACTATCAAATATTGGAATAAGTTCTGAAAATAGAGATAAACAAGGAATCACAAGAAATACCGTAATTGGAGATGTTGAAATAGGACAAGCTTCGGGAGATCCGATAAATAGAGATAGAGCAAAAGCAAATGAAATAACAAAAGATACTCACAGCAAAACTAATGTCAATGTAGAAAGTCAAACACTTGATTATTTAGCTAATCCGGAAAAATTCAAGCAAGATTTGGATATAGCAATACTTGAAGGACAAATAACAGCTGACGGAGCTATCAAAAAAATAGAAAATATTGTAAATGGTAGAAAAAATAGTGATATTGGAGATCCTGAAATACGAAAATTTGAGGATATGAAAGATTATTATTTAAGAGCCAAAACAGCTCCTGATATTGATTTATTAGTAAAAGCGGATTTAAGTGATAAAGAAGTTCAGGAACAATTAGGAATAGGTGGCAAATTTAATCCGGATGACCCTAATTTACCTCAAAAAGTAAAAGACAGAATAGCAGACGCAAGAAAAAACCAAGGTAAAGAAATCCCTTATTTTTATGATAAAGTAACAGGGAAAATCTATATAAACGAAAACGCTGATGTGAATACAGTAAAAGCAGGAATTGCAAGGGAATGGGCTATTAGAGAACAACTTGAAGCAGGAAACGGAAAGGAAAATAACGAAGGTAAGCCAAAAGCAACAGTAGCAGGAGAAATAGCCTATAACGAAGTAATGAAAAGGACTAAAGGGCAAGATAATAATGATGTATTTAGTGGTCTTGATTATGGACAGTTGGATGAGAATAGTGAGATTACTGCTGATTTTACTTGGAAACATTTAGAAAAAGGTGGAAAAGCTCTTATAAGAATAGGAACTAAATATTTTTCTGGAGACAAAAAAGGAGCAGAAGCTGAATTTAACCAGTTAAAAAAAGATACAATAAGAGTTTTAAAGAGAGATTATGATGACTATAAGGCGGGAGGAGATCGTAGAAAAAAAGTTGTAGCAGAATCAACACAAGCTATTGTAACAGGAGTTAAACATTTTTTACCCAAACCAACAAAATCTAATAAATCATCGGGTAGTGGTAAGGGGAAAGGAAATGGTAAAACTTCTACTCCTGCTAAACCTAAAAAAATAAGTCCTCCTAAGAAAAAAACAGATGGGCCAACTTTAGGAGATAGGTTAAGAAAAGCGGGAGAAGGAGGACTAGATATAGTAACAGGTGGTCTTACTAGTGCTGGAGGTGTGGCTTTAATAGGTGCTTCAGAAGGAGTGGATTATGTTACAATTGGAGGCTCAGTTGTACCTTCTTTACCTGTAAAAATTGCTGGTGGAACTGCAGTTGTTGTTGGAGGAAATAAAGCATTTCACGGACTTATGAAAATTGGAGATGCTATATTTGGAAATAAAGAGCAAGTAAACGGACCATCGTTGAATCCTTTAAGAGATACAGTAGGAGCACTTACAAAACGCCCTGAACTTTATGATACTTTTGAATTTCTTACGGAAATAGGAGTTGCTTCTATAGCACCTATTACAGTGGGAGGAGTTCCCAAAACCTTTACTAAAAACTCAAATAGTAATTCAACTATATCAGGAAAAAGTAATTCTCAAAATCATAATTGGAACCTAAATGGTAAAAGTGGAGACTATTTAGACAAAACAACAAGAAAAGTAAAAGTTACTCCAAATATCACAGAAACAATAAAAAATTCAAATATAAATGCTTCTAAAAGTACAAACTGGGGATTAGGTAATCTTAATTCTAAAAATATAATGGATACCACAGTTGGAAGTTATTTAAACAATTTGAACAGTAAAGTAAATAATAATAAATCTTATGACCCAACACCAAAACTTGATTACAATAAACCTTTAGATAATTCATTATATAAAGGGGTAAAAAATTCTGAGGGTAATTATACATTAGGTAGAGGTAATGAGTGGAGTTTACCTAAAACTAAAACACCATATGTAGAATTAGGAAACAAAGGTCAAGGATTAGTTTCTGTGCCAAGTTATAATGCTGTAACAAATGATTATAGCAGAAATTATGATGTTTTTTATCGTACAATTTCTGAAAAACATTATAAACGTTTATTAAAAAGTGGAAATTTACCACCAAGTGGCGAAACTAGCATTGCAGAAGATGCACGATATAGTGAACGGTATACTGGAATAAATTTAGAATTCAAATTAAAACCTGGAACAGATAAGCAATTTGAAAAAATAGGTGTAAGGAATAATGAAGGTGAAAAATTAATAAAAAAATATCCTAATATGAAGGAATCTTTTACTGGATGGGAAAAATATGGATATATACAATTTAAACAGGAAAGAAATCAAATAACTCGGAATTTAGGTGATGGGCAAGGATTAGATATATTTAATAAAAATATAAAAGAAATCAATTTTAGAAAGGAAATAATAAAAAATGGAAAAAAATAA
- a CDS encoding HEAT repeat domain-containing protein, translating into MEKNNLEKLENLMWKEYKKQISFQQLQKEFLKNDDERIEYIKTELEKAYNEKNGHSVDILISAIYMFELYSEKFVDILCKLTKEEWHGKHEDIAIYFMEMELPSTVECLYKLATSNFEKYRWDDNFALVRKCCFALGDINTPKAKEKLELLLQSDEEMIREHAMEQLNRCDFTNKDIE; encoded by the coding sequence ATGGAAAAAAATAATCTTGAAAAATTGGAAAATTTGATGTGGAAAGAATATAAAAAACAAATAAGTTTTCAACAATTACAAAAGGAATTTTTAAAAAATGATGATGAAAGAATAGAGTATATAAAAACAGAGTTAGAAAAAGCATATAATGAAAAAAATGGACACAGCGTAGATATTTTAATTTCAGCAATTTACATGTTCGAATTATACAGTGAAAAATTTGTTGATATTTTATGCAAATTAACAAAAGAAGAATGGCATGGAAAACACGAAGATATTGCTATTTACTTCATGGAAATGGAGTTGCCGTCTACGGTAGAATGTCTTTATAAATTAGCAACTTCAAATTTTGAAAAATACCGTTGGGATGATAATTTTGCACTGGTCAGAAAATGCTGTTTTGCTTTAGGAGATATAAATACTCCTAAGGCGAAAGAAAAATTGGAATTATTATTACAAAGTGATGAAGAAATGATAAGAGAACATGCAATGGAGCAGTTGAACAGATGTGATTTTACAAATAAGGATATTGAATGA